A stretch of the Vagococcus xieshaowenii genome encodes the following:
- a CDS encoding GNAT family N-acetyltransferase encodes MKLIIKKLDELSTTELLHIMQQRVAVFVVEQNCPYQEIDELDERAIHMWLAEGEEIVAYTRVIPYEQHTAFGRVLVNEDYRGNGYGQKIVAATIAYIQEHEFAQRIEISAQAYLESFYQHFGFESISDIYLEDDIPHIVMELN; translated from the coding sequence ATGAAATTAATCATAAAAAAACTAGACGAACTATCTACCACTGAATTATTACATATCATGCAACAACGTGTGGCGGTATTTGTAGTAGAACAAAACTGTCCCTATCAAGAAATTGATGAATTGGATGAACGAGCTATTCATATGTGGTTAGCTGAAGGAGAAGAAATTGTTGCATACACACGCGTTATTCCTTACGAACAACATACCGCATTTGGCCGTGTGTTAGTTAATGAAGATTATCGTGGTAATGGTTATGGGCAAAAAATTGTCGCAGCTACCATTGCCTATATTCAAGAACATGAATTTGCCCAACGCATAGAAATTTCTGCTCAAGCTTATTTGGAAAGTTTTTATCAACATTTTGGTTTTGAGTCCATTTCTGATATCTATTTAGAGGATGATATTCCTCATATTGTAATGGAACTAAATTAA
- a CDS encoding EamA family transporter produces the protein MWFLPAIITVLAWGTADLFYKKGNNPKESYSALRTVIMVGLVMGLHAILYMMLYEGIRFDLLNLVKYLPVSFMYILSMAIGYKGLRYIELSVSSPISNSSGAVSAMLTFLFLGGKMTKVQFLAVALISVGIFLLSLFEKQEADAELAAEGTVVDKKYRKSAMAIIFPILYCIIDGMGTFLDGYYLETKQFMSEDQALISYEITFLLVALACWAYLKVVKGESIIFPNEKNRLAAASFETLGQFFYVGAIASNAIIVAPLISSYSIISVLWSRIFLKEKLSVKQYLVIAMIMVAIAILGFYDG, from the coding sequence ATGTGGTTTTTACCAGCGATTATTACCGTTCTTGCATGGGGAACGGCGGATTTATTTTATAAAAAAGGCAACAATCCTAAAGAGAGTTACAGTGCATTAAGAACAGTTATCATGGTAGGGTTAGTGATGGGACTTCACGCGATACTCTATATGATGCTTTATGAAGGTATACGTTTTGACTTGTTGAATCTAGTGAAATATTTGCCTGTTTCATTTATGTATATTTTGTCGATGGCAATAGGCTACAAAGGCTTACGCTATATTGAGTTGTCGGTTTCTTCACCAATTAGTAATTCATCAGGTGCAGTTTCTGCAATGTTAACGTTCTTATTTTTAGGTGGCAAGATGACGAAAGTGCAGTTTTTGGCGGTTGCGTTGATTTCTGTAGGTATTTTCTTATTATCACTATTTGAAAAACAAGAAGCTGACGCGGAACTTGCTGCAGAAGGAACAGTTGTGGATAAGAAATATCGTAAGAGTGCGATGGCGATTATTTTCCCAATTTTATATTGTATCATTGATGGTATGGGAACATTTTTGGACGGCTATTATTTAGAAACGAAACAATTTATGTCAGAAGATCAAGCATTGATTAGTTATGAAATCACCTTTTTATTGGTTGCTTTAGCATGTTGGGCATATTTGAAAGTTGTAAAAGGAGAATCGATTATTTTCCCTAATGAGAAGAATCGTTTAGCAGCCGCTAGTTTTGAAACGCTAGGACAATTTTTCTATGTAGGTGCTATTGCTAGTAACGCTATTATTGTCGCACCGTTGATTTCTTCTTATAGTATTATTTCTGTGTTATGGTCTAGAATTTTCTTGAAAGAAAAATTAAGTGTGAAACAGTATTTAGTGATTGCGATGATTATGGTGGCAATTGCGATATTAGGCTTTTATGATGGATAG
- a CDS encoding cold-shock protein, giving the protein MTEGTVKWFNAEKGFGFITVEGGDDVFVHFSAIQGEGFKTLEEGQAVTFEVESGDRGPQAVNVNKA; this is encoded by the coding sequence ATGACAGAAGGAACAGTTAAATGGTTTAACGCAGAAAAAGGTTTCGGATTCATTACTGTTGAAGGTGGAGATGATGTATTTGTACATTTCTCAGCTATCCAAGGTGAAGGATTCAAAACTTTAGAAGAAGGTCAAGCAGTTACTTTCGAAGTAGAATCTGGCGATCGCGGACCTCAAGCAGTAAACGTTAACAAAGCGTAA
- a CDS encoding exodeoxyribonuclease III produces the protein MKFISWNVNGLRAVMQKDFLTIFNQLDADFFCLQEIKLQEGQIDLTLPGYHQYWNYAVKKGYSGVAIFAKEKALTATYGLGIEEHDQEGRVITLEYPEFFLVTCYTPNAQAQLKRLDYRLSWEEAFKQHLNKLNEQKPVIVCGDLNVAHQNIDLKNWKTNQKNPGFSPEERQAFTDLLANGYVDTFRHFYPELEGAYSWWSYRFNARQNNAGWRIDYFLTSERLIPRLVDAKIHSDILGSDHCPVELTII, from the coding sequence ATGAAATTTATTTCGTGGAACGTCAATGGATTGCGCGCGGTCATGCAAAAAGATTTTTTAACTATTTTTAACCAATTAGACGCAGATTTTTTCTGTTTACAAGAGATTAAGTTACAAGAAGGACAAATTGATTTAACCTTACCTGGTTATCATCAATATTGGAATTATGCCGTCAAAAAAGGCTATTCTGGCGTAGCGATTTTTGCTAAAGAAAAAGCACTAACGGCTACCTATGGCTTAGGTATCGAAGAGCACGATCAAGAAGGCCGTGTCATTACACTTGAATACCCTGAATTTTTTCTAGTCACTTGCTATACCCCAAATGCACAAGCACAATTGAAACGATTAGACTATCGTCTTTCATGGGAAGAGGCCTTTAAGCAACACTTGAACAAACTAAACGAACAAAAACCTGTCATTGTCTGTGGCGATTTAAACGTCGCACACCAAAACATTGACTTAAAAAACTGGAAAACCAATCAGAAAAATCCTGGATTTTCTCCTGAAGAACGACAAGCTTTTACTGATTTATTAGCAAACGGCTATGTTGATACTTTCCGTCATTTTTATCCTGAATTAGAAGGCGCTTATTCTTGGTGGAGCTATCGTTTTAATGCACGTCAAAATAATGCCGGATGGCGAATTGATTATTTTCTAACATCTGAACGCCTCATTCCTCGATTAGTAGATGCGAAAATTCATAGCGATATTTTAGGAAGCGATCATTGTCCAGTTGAGCTAACAATCATATAA
- a CDS encoding NAD-dependent protein deacylase — MTEQEALAIQFIQQAKHLVFMTGAGVSVPSGIPDYRSLDGVYAGFEAPEYLLSHTCLKREPEKFYQFVKNLYHPEAQPNVIHQVMAELERTKEVAVITQNIDSLHQQAGQKNLIEFHGSLYHVYCQQCGKSVPVTSYLDDDFHEGCGGPLRPDVVLYEEGLDENNVQHAIRQVMQADTIVVVGTSLRVYPFAGLLDYRSPDAKVILVNKEATQVSRDTLTVLGDATKFFEKIKKSEKK; from the coding sequence GTGACAGAACAAGAAGCGTTAGCGATTCAATTCATTCAACAAGCAAAACATCTCGTCTTTATGACAGGTGCTGGTGTATCGGTTCCCTCGGGCATTCCCGATTATCGCTCGTTAGATGGTGTGTATGCCGGTTTCGAAGCGCCAGAATATTTGTTAAGCCATACGTGTTTGAAACGTGAACCAGAAAAGTTTTATCAGTTTGTCAAAAATCTCTATCATCCTGAGGCACAGCCAAATGTGATTCATCAAGTGATGGCTGAGTTGGAACGGACAAAAGAGGTCGCGGTGATTACCCAAAATATTGATAGCTTACATCAACAGGCCGGTCAAAAAAACTTAATTGAATTTCACGGTAGCTTGTATCATGTTTACTGTCAGCAGTGTGGCAAGTCGGTGCCGGTGACCAGCTATTTAGATGATGATTTTCATGAAGGGTGTGGCGGACCATTACGTCCTGACGTGGTGCTTTACGAAGAAGGGTTGGACGAAAACAACGTGCAACACGCAATCCGTCAAGTCATGCAAGCTGATACGATTGTTGTAGTAGGGACTAGTTTGCGTGTTTATCCATTCGCGGGGCTCTTAGATTACCGTTCGCCTGATGCTAAGGTTATATTAGTGAATAAAGAGGCAACTCAAGTTAGTCGTGACACGTTGACTGTCTTAGGAGATGCGACTAAGTTTTTTGAAAAAATAAAAAAGAGTGAAAAGAAATAA
- a CDS encoding haloacid dehalogenase-like hydrolase: MVKRLISSNASDILKMSAQELKQSISASEGRVIMSENVVFREAFVDDITNAELARAFGADMILLNGIDVLNPVINGLSAADQTFVESLHHLVGRPIGVNLEPVDETTEMAETRLEIVEGRKASLRTIQEIEKIKLDFVCFTGNPGTGVSNKEILKTIKLARENFSGLIIAGKMHGAGATEKIIDEETVKAFIEAGADIILVPAVGTVPGFDMEDLKPIVKCAHAKNTLVLSAIGTSQESSDPDTIKQIAIQNKICGVDIQHIGDAGYAGVAPVENIFAISKAIRGMRHTASMIARSINR; this comes from the coding sequence ATGGTAAAAAGATTAATTAGTTCTAATGCCTCAGATATTTTAAAAATGAGCGCACAAGAATTGAAACAAAGTATTAGTGCCAGTGAAGGACGTGTTATTATGTCCGAAAATGTTGTATTTAGAGAAGCTTTTGTAGACGATATTACTAACGCAGAGTTAGCACGTGCCTTTGGTGCTGATATGATTTTATTAAACGGGATTGATGTTTTAAATCCAGTTATCAATGGATTATCAGCGGCAGATCAAACATTCGTTGAAAGTTTACATCATTTAGTAGGGCGACCAATTGGAGTTAACTTAGAACCAGTAGATGAAACTACTGAAATGGCAGAAACACGTTTAGAGATTGTTGAAGGAAGAAAAGCGAGCCTTCGAACTATTCAAGAGATTGAAAAAATAAAATTAGATTTTGTTTGTTTCACGGGGAATCCCGGGACAGGAGTGAGTAACAAAGAAATTTTGAAAACGATTAAATTAGCGAGAGAGAACTTTTCTGGTCTAATTATTGCCGGCAAGATGCACGGCGCAGGAGCTACTGAAAAAATTATTGATGAAGAAACAGTAAAAGCGTTTATTGAAGCAGGAGCAGATATTATCTTAGTTCCAGCTGTTGGAACAGTTCCAGGTTTTGATATGGAAGATTTAAAGCCGATTGTTAAATGTGCCCATGCAAAAAACACCTTAGTTTTAAGTGCGATTGGTACTAGTCAAGAAAGTTCGGACCCTGATACTATTAAACAAATTGCTATTCAAAATAAAATTTGTGGCGTGGACATTCAACATATTGGTGATGCCGGTTATGCTGGTGTAGCACCTGTTGAAAATATTTTTGCAATCAGTAAAGCAATTAGAGGGATGAGACACACTGCTTCAATGATAGCACGTTCAATCAATAGATAA
- the manA gene encoding mannose-6-phosphate isomerase, class I, giving the protein MKQPIFMAPVLQEKIWGGTKLRDIYHYEIPSEKTGECWAISAHPNGMGHVLPENEFAGMSLAELFTTHPELFGNPQVDVFPLLTKIIDAADDLSVQVHPDDAYGLAHEGELGKTECWYVIDADPGSKIVYGHTAQTREELAQRIHDGEWSELLEEVEVKAGDFFFVPSGTIHAIGAGVTILETQQSSDTTYRVYDYDRKDDQGNERELHIQQSIDVTTVPHEVAPFEQTVEKIGESELKTLITSDYFNVFHWTIDSPVSLEQVNKYTLVSVLEGEGMIKIEDKEWPLAKGQHFIIPATVTSWELSGKLDIIASTPGVKNN; this is encoded by the coding sequence TTGAAACAACCGATTTTTATGGCACCAGTTTTACAAGAAAAAATTTGGGGCGGAACAAAATTAAGAGATATTTATCACTATGAAATTCCAAGTGAAAAAACTGGGGAGTGTTGGGCAATTAGCGCACATCCAAATGGTATGGGACATGTTTTACCAGAAAATGAATTTGCGGGGATGTCACTGGCAGAGTTATTTACGACACATCCAGAATTATTTGGGAATCCTCAAGTGGATGTTTTCCCACTGTTAACAAAAATTATTGATGCGGCAGACGATTTATCGGTTCAAGTTCACCCGGATGATGCGTATGGATTGGCTCATGAAGGCGAATTAGGCAAAACAGAATGTTGGTATGTTATTGACGCAGATCCAGGTTCAAAAATTGTCTATGGCCACACAGCGCAAACTCGTGAAGAATTAGCGCAACGTATTCATGATGGTGAGTGGTCAGAATTATTAGAAGAAGTAGAAGTAAAAGCAGGGGATTTCTTCTTTGTACCAAGTGGGACGATTCATGCAATCGGAGCAGGTGTGACTATTTTAGAGACGCAACAAAGCAGTGATACAACATATCGCGTGTATGATTATGATCGTAAAGATGATCAAGGCAACGAACGTGAATTACATATTCAACAATCAATTGATGTGACAACTGTCCCACATGAGGTTGCACCATTTGAACAAACAGTTGAAAAGATTGGTGAAAGTGAGTTGAAAACATTAATCACAAGTGATTATTTCAATGTTTTCCACTGGACCATTGATTCACCAGTTAGCTTAGAACAAGTTAACAAATATACGTTAGTTAGTGTATTAGAAGGTGAAGGAATGATTAAAATTGAGGATAAAGAATGGCCACTTGCAAAGGGGCAACATTTCATTATTCCAGCAACTGTCACTTCTTGGGAATTATCAGGTAAATTAGATATTATTGCATCAACACCAGGTGTAAAAAATAACTAA
- a CDS encoding helix-turn-helix domain-containing protein produces MENFVYGTTLKKIRKELKLSQKDVSENICSQAMLSRIENNDVIPNVMIMQQLCSRLNKSVDEVLNHKTSHPNQQQAQAKELLELISYYHSTEQYTLLNKLIKDNQLLDYLTDDSQLQAYDYYKACLLSFYDPQSSQALKLFEKSLHYTYEKNNNLPLSDMEIMIMCEIATHHLNNNSFSQSLPYINQILKKFERPDIEHHRHELLRSLYNVCLALINHSQLELANSLIDCGITWAKEKHIYYYLDQLFLIKGIMKQDTHKINEAIELIKTMSHVRTIASPQP; encoded by the coding sequence ATGGAAAACTTTGTATACGGTACTACACTTAAAAAGATAAGAAAAGAGTTAAAACTGTCTCAAAAAGATGTTTCTGAAAATATTTGTTCCCAAGCTATGCTAAGTCGTATTGAAAATAACGATGTTATACCAAACGTTATGATCATGCAACAGTTATGTTCCCGTCTGAATAAATCTGTTGATGAGGTTCTTAATCACAAGACATCTCACCCTAATCAACAACAGGCTCAAGCAAAAGAATTATTAGAACTAATTAGTTATTATCACTCAACTGAACAATATACACTACTTAACAAATTAATAAAGGATAATCAGTTATTAGATTACCTAACGGATGATTCTCAGTTACAAGCCTATGACTATTATAAAGCATGTTTACTCTCTTTTTATGACCCACAATCTTCTCAAGCTTTAAAGCTATTTGAAAAAAGTTTACATTATACCTATGAAAAAAATAACAACCTCCCACTATCTGATATGGAAATTATGATTATGTGCGAGATTGCAACACATCACTTAAATAACAATAGTTTTTCACAAAGTTTGCCTTATATTAATCAAATCTTAAAAAAATTTGAACGACCTGATATTGAACATCATCGCCATGAGCTTTTACGATCTCTTTATAATGTCTGTTTAGCCCTAATCAATCATTCACAATTAGAATTAGCTAACTCTTTAATCGATTGTGGTATCACTTGGGCAAAAGAGAAACATATTTATTATTATTTAGATCAATTATTTCTAATTAAGGGCATTATGAAGCAAGACACTCATAAAATAAATGAGGCGATTGAATTAATCAAAACTATGTCTCATGTACGTACAATCGCTTCACCACAACCATAA
- the murB gene encoding UDP-N-acetylmuramate dehydrogenase, with protein MNKELITHDLKGIRLFFDEPLSTYTYTRTGGPADVLVFPESQEQVRQVVDYCLSNHYPWLVLGNASNLIVKDGGIEGFVIILTDMKQVELTGNQLTVDAGASLIETTKLALEASLTGFEFACGIPGSIGGAVYMNAGAYGGEIKDIFTSCTVIWEDGTLEELTLDEMQFSYRHSILQEKKGVILSATFTLKKGKYDQIFAKMDELTFLRESKQPLELPSCGSVFKRPEGHFTGALIQEANLQGYTIGGAQISMKHAGFIVNIGGATATDYMKLIAYIQEVIFEKNQVRLEPEVRIIGRD; from the coding sequence GTGAATAAAGAATTAATTACTCATGACTTAAAGGGGATTCGTTTATTTTTTGATGAGCCTTTATCTACCTATACTTATACACGAACTGGTGGACCAGCTGATGTGTTAGTGTTTCCAGAAAGCCAAGAACAGGTAAGACAAGTGGTTGATTATTGTTTAAGTAATCATTATCCATGGTTAGTTCTAGGAAATGCAAGTAACTTAATTGTTAAAGACGGCGGGATTGAAGGGTTTGTCATTATTTTAACAGATATGAAGCAAGTTGAATTAACAGGTAATCAACTAACAGTTGATGCGGGAGCTTCTTTAATTGAAACAACGAAGTTAGCGCTAGAAGCATCATTAACAGGTTTTGAATTTGCCTGTGGAATTCCAGGAAGTATTGGTGGCGCGGTATATATGAATGCGGGCGCTTATGGGGGAGAAATCAAAGATATTTTTACCTCATGTACAGTGATTTGGGAAGATGGGACGTTAGAAGAATTGACATTAGATGAAATGCAATTTAGCTACCGTCACAGTATCTTGCAAGAGAAAAAAGGTGTTATTTTAAGTGCTACTTTCACCTTGAAAAAAGGTAAATATGATCAAATTTTTGCTAAAATGGATGAATTAACCTTCTTGAGAGAAAGTAAGCAGCCGTTAGAATTACCTTCTTGTGGTAGTGTATTTAAACGCCCAGAAGGACATTTTACAGGTGCGCTAATCCAAGAAGCTAATTTACAAGGGTATACAATTGGTGGCGCGCAAATTTCTATGAAACATGCTGGTTTTATCGTTAATATCGGTGGTGCAACTGCAACGGATTATATGAAGTTAATCGCCTATATTCAAGAAGTGATTTTTGAAAAAAATCAAGTAAGACTAGAGCCAGAAGTTAGAATTATTGGTAGAGATTAA
- the tnpA gene encoding IS200/IS605 family transposase: MCKYHIVFTPKYRRKIIYNQYRESLIENFRRLCSYKGVEIIEGHLMPDHVHILVSIPPKLSVSQFMGYLKGKSALMMFDKHANLKYKFGNRHFWSEGYYVSTVGLNEATIKKYIQEQEKHDMVIDKLTTREYNDPFKG, encoded by the coding sequence ATGTGTAAATATCATATTGTCTTTACTCCAAAGTATAGAAGAAAAATCATTTATAATCAATATCGAGAAAGCTTAATTGAAAACTTTCGGAGATTATGCAGCTATAAAGGAGTAGAAATAATTGAAGGACATTTGATGCCAGATCATGTTCATATCTTGGTAAGTATTCCACCAAAACTTAGCGTGTCACAATTTATGGGATATTTAAAAGGGAAAAGTGCCTTAATGATGTTTGATAAGCACGCAAATTTAAAATATAAATTTGGAAATCGACACTTTTGGTCAGAAGGGTATTATGTAAGTACAGTAGGTTTAAATGAAGCCACCATAAAAAAATATATTCAAGAGCAAGAAAAACACGATATGGTGATAGATAAATTGACAACCCGAGAATATAATGACCCTTTTAAGGGTTAG
- a CDS encoding chorismate mutase, protein MENARRKIDDIDHQLVALLEERMQVVEEVISIKKAQTREVLDEDREKDVLKKVSACIKHKEYEPCILAIYEEILTVSKVYQVKKLTE, encoded by the coding sequence TTGGAAAATGCTCGTCGCAAAATAGATGACATTGATCACCAGTTGGTTGCGTTGTTGGAAGAGAGAATGCAAGTGGTGGAAGAAGTTATTTCAATCAAAAAAGCACAGACAAGAGAAGTATTAGATGAAGATCGTGAAAAAGATGTATTAAAAAAAGTCTCTGCGTGTATAAAACATAAAGAATATGAGCCATGTATATTGGCTATTTATGAAGAAATACTAACAGTTTCTAAAGTATATCAAGTGAAGAAATTAACCGAATAA
- a CDS encoding 3'-5' exonuclease, with translation MNFIAMDFETANAQRHSACSIALSFVQDSQIVGKYYSLLQPDTDFHWRNIQVHGIKPEMVKNAPTFSEIWPELAQYFQSQHLVVAHNAPFDNGVLRGCLDYYGLPEAHFQSLCTVRSSRKLFPDFENHRLNTVCQHLGITLDNHHDALEDSVACANILLTQEKLFGTEPLKQFVKKI, from the coding sequence ATGAATTTTATCGCAATGGATTTTGAAACAGCTAATGCACAAAGACATAGTGCTTGTTCCATCGCACTTTCTTTTGTACAAGATAGTCAAATTGTTGGAAAATATTATTCATTATTACAACCAGATACTGATTTTCATTGGCGTAATATCCAAGTTCACGGAATTAAGCCGGAGATGGTCAAAAATGCGCCGACTTTCTCGGAGATTTGGCCAGAATTAGCGCAATATTTTCAATCGCAGCATTTAGTCGTAGCCCATAATGCCCCTTTTGACAACGGGGTCTTGCGAGGCTGTTTGGACTATTACGGCTTACCTGAAGCACATTTCCAATCACTTTGCACAGTCCGAAGCAGTCGCAAATTATTTCCTGATTTTGAGAATCATCGGTTGAATACAGTTTGCCAACATCTAGGTATCACTTTAGATAATCACCATGACGCTTTGGAAGATAGCGTCGCATGTGCGAATATTTTGTTAACACAAGAAAAGCTTTTTGGTACGGAACCATTAAAACAATTCGTAAAAAAAATCTAG
- a CDS encoding ROK family protein, with protein MKLTKIQRERRKKIITTIYTHGEISRIDISKITGITPAIVTDITRELINEHLVEETGEEENNIKAGRKKILLKISRQHSFYIGIELSEKFFSFVVCDNKGEVFEKDVILASDSSEGLSVGVFYDSCEHFIKKNQHYNSKAIGIAIPGHFSEVKQSIKTNNPYWKNFIFDQLPNFFDGPIYFHNNVECMALSERLFNPTLSNQNYSILHVGRGMFCSTIYEGKLYGLTNVLVGEIGHMVVHPNGELCECGKRGCLQTYASEAWIIKKSQLLYDNSETTYLRQLCLSPKSLTIETILTAYKLGDEGVINILHNAVRYLAITLNNLRMMIDSDLIIIHGELFNEGQLFNLLEKHINEEISLFNTASQQPIINKEYKQINGAIAATGLCIERTLLN; from the coding sequence ATGAAACTTACAAAAATTCAACGAGAAAGAAGAAAAAAAATTATTACAACCATCTATACCCATGGTGAAATATCTAGAATTGATATTTCAAAAATCACTGGGATTACACCGGCTATCGTAACAGACATTACCAGAGAATTAATTAATGAACATCTAGTCGAGGAAACTGGAGAAGAAGAAAATAATATTAAAGCTGGTAGAAAAAAAATATTACTAAAAATTTCTCGTCAACATAGCTTCTACATCGGCATCGAGTTATCCGAGAAGTTCTTTTCTTTTGTTGTTTGCGATAACAAAGGCGAGGTATTTGAAAAGGATGTTATTTTAGCGAGCGACTCTTCCGAGGGTTTGTCGGTCGGAGTTTTCTATGATAGTTGCGAACACTTCATAAAGAAAAATCAACATTACAATTCCAAAGCCATTGGCATCGCAATACCTGGACATTTTTCTGAAGTTAAGCAAAGTATCAAAACCAATAACCCTTATTGGAAAAATTTTATTTTTGACCAATTACCGAATTTTTTTGATGGCCCTATCTACTTCCATAACAACGTCGAGTGTATGGCCCTATCAGAACGTCTTTTCAATCCAACGTTAAGTAACCAAAATTATTCCATCTTACATGTTGGTAGAGGAATGTTTTGTTCGACTATCTATGAGGGAAAACTCTATGGTTTAACCAATGTGTTAGTCGGCGAAATTGGGCATATGGTGGTACACCCAAACGGGGAATTATGTGAATGTGGTAAGCGTGGCTGCTTGCAAACGTACGCGAGTGAAGCTTGGATTATCAAAAAATCACAATTACTTTATGATAACTCTGAAACAACCTACTTACGTCAGCTATGTCTAAGCCCTAAATCATTGACGATTGAGACAATATTAACGGCTTATAAATTAGGGGATGAAGGTGTCATTAATATTTTACATAACGCTGTAAGATATTTAGCTATCACGTTGAACAACTTACGAATGATGATTGACTCAGACTTAATTATTATCCATGGGGAATTATTCAATGAAGGACAGCTTTTCAATTTATTAGAAAAACACATTAACGAAGAAATTAGCCTCTTCAACACTGCAAGCCAACAACCTATCATCAATAAAGAATACAAACAAATTAACGGAGCTATCGCTGCGACAGGCTTATGCATAGAACGAACCTTATTAAATTAA
- a CDS encoding DIP1984 family protein, producing the protein MKLAEALIEKKALEDKQYELIERFRQSVKIQEGETSYEDCEAILNELEMCYQQSNHLLKKITRTNQMVTIEGKTLVECLIDRKTIATQRDSMQKLYHYMTEKDYRISRAEIKTVLMMNPVEVNKKINQLSKELRLLDTKIQEKNWTVDLIE; encoded by the coding sequence GTGAAATTAGCAGAGGCATTAATCGAGAAAAAAGCGCTAGAAGATAAGCAATATGAACTAATTGAACGTTTTCGTCAAAGCGTTAAAATTCAAGAAGGTGAAACGTCATATGAAGATTGTGAGGCTATTTTGAACGAATTAGAGATGTGTTATCAACAGTCTAATCATTTATTGAAAAAAATCACAAGAACGAATCAAATGGTGACAATTGAGGGCAAAACATTAGTTGAATGTCTGATTGATAGAAAAACGATTGCCACACAACGAGATAGTATGCAAAAGCTTTATCATTATATGACAGAAAAAGATTACCGTATTTCTCGTGCTGAGATTAAAACGGTACTCATGATGAATCCAGTTGAAGTTAATAAGAAAATAAACCAATTGTCAAAAGAATTACGCCTGTTAGATACTAAAATTCAAGAAAAAAATTGGACAGTGGATTTAATAGAATAA